The nucleotide sequence GTGAAATACCATCGTCTAACGCCATTAAATTGCCCGGATGCCCATCAAAATTTACAATGTCGATTGTTGGGCGCTTAAACAGCAAGTACGCGCCAGCTGAGCCTTCCCACCAGCGGCTTTTCCAATAGCTAACAGAAAATACCCCGTTAATCAGCTCTTCCCATGCTGCGATAAGTTCAGGTGAAGTCTTTCCGTAGCGCGCTTTAGTATAATTTGCTAGCCACTCTTTCATATCGGGCTTGGCGTTCCAAGGCAAATCGAACAGAAATTCATAGGCCACAGAATTGTTATGGATCCCTTCGGGAAATACACCAAAACCGGTCAACGCGCCTTTTTTAATAGAGCTTGTCACCACGTCCAGCTGCTCAACATAGTCTGCAAAATCAGCGTATACAGGGTCAGAACCACCATAATTGTGAATGAAGCCAAATACCCACGGCTTGCCTTTAAAGCCTTCTGTTCGCTGCCACACGTGGTATCTATCATTGCCGATGTCGTGGATCATTGCTTTTTGATCAGGAACATCTTTTAAGAAAGCTTCAATAGACGCGAGGTCCCAGAACTCTTCGTCTGCACCAAACATCCATCCTTGCATTACCCATACAGCATCAGGTGCAACCTGCGCGATAGATTCATAGATGCGTTTTCCATAAGATGCTAGCTCAGCGTGTCGGTTCTCTTCAGAAACCGGCGGTAGCATTTCGTTAAATGCGTCAGATAGGTAATATTTTTGCTCACCGTAAATCTCGGTATAAAGCTCAATAAATCGCTTAGCTACCGTCTTAAAAAGCGGGTCAGCAGGGTCTAACCAATAGGTAGCATTTTCAAATCCAGTCCAGCGTGGCATTTCATAAACCTTGGCGTCGGGAAAACGCTCAACAAACGCTTTAGGTACATAGCCACTAAACGCAGGTACAACGGGCTGCATACCCAACGCTTTCATGCGCTTGAGGATTTGTTTTTGCAGTTGATGTTTTTTGTTTATCCAACTTTGCGGCAGAGGCCCCTCGTGCCCTTCGATATTCCCCATGCGTTGCCATGGCGTGAATGCTGGGCCAGAAAAGTAATCGGCTAGTTCTTTATCGGTAACGTCGAAATCCTTCCATAATGCTTGCCATACAAATTCTTGCCCTTCCATGGCTACAGGATTGTTTACTCCGTGAAGCGCCATCCAGTCTATTTCTTTCTCCCAACGCTCCCAGCCCCACCAAGGTGTTGTATAGCCGTAAGCACAAACATTCAGGTAAGTGCGTTGCTCAAATGGGGTTGTTGTTTTTGCACCATCAAAGTCTTCAAACACATCAGGGAACGCAACGCGCTTTCCTTCCCAACTTACTGACAAAGCGCCCTGTTCTCGCAAGTATTGATAAGCGCCATACGCTAGTGCGGTATGACTATTTGCCAGCACTTCTGCTTGTCCATCAATGACGTTTACTTCAAACCATTCTGGCTCATCATCAGCCACTTTAATTGTTGATATATTTTTTACTTGTCCTTGCGTAACTCGCTCTAACACAGCGCTTACCGCTGGTTCTGCTTGTTTAGGGGCAACGTCTGAAACGTCTTGCTGCTTGTCGCAGCCAACTAATACAGCAGATAAGCTTAGGCATAAGGCGCTTATCGAGAGTGACCACGTTTTTTTCATTACTTAATATCCTGATAAATCGTAGAAAAAATGCTGCGGTTACCCGCAGCACCTTTGACTTAAAATGAGTACACCGCACTCAAATAGTAGCTAGAACCTATAATACTTGTTGTCTGCCAAACCGGCTTTTCTTCCGTGAAATAGGCTTCTTCGTTGTTACCATTGAGATTTAGTGCACCAAAACGAAGATTAAGAGCTTCAGTAACGTTATAGCTCAATAGAATATCAACTTGATTTCTACCATCGACTACCCTTCCCTCGCGAGCAAAAAACGCATCGGTATTATCTTGGACGTAAGGGCTTCGATTATTTACAGCGACCCGTGCACTGAAGGTGTCGTTTTCCCAATATCCAATGAAATTCCACGTTTCTTCTGAAGAATTGGTTAGCACGAAGTCTTCACTGTCTTCTGCATCAATGAAGGTATAGTTTGCCGAGAAACCGAAACCATCGATAGGTAACAATGCGTCAAGGCTCTGGTTCCAACCTAGCTCATACCCTTTGATAGTCGTACCGCTATCATCGTTGTAGGTGCTGGTGATTTCATAGATGTTACCTTGCGTGTCCACGCAGTCTTCCGGCGTTCCACTTAGGGCAACATCACTGTAGCTATCAGGGCAAACAAACTCAGAAACCGACCCATTCTTAATTTCTTTCCAGAAAAGAGTAAGTGCTACGCTATCCCCTTCGCCGTAATACCATTCTATCCCTAAGTCGGCTTGATCAGCTGTCAACGCTTTCATGTTAGGCTGGCCAAGGTCTACGGTGTAGGTTCGCGTACCGAAAGAGTTGTTTACTGACGTTTCCGAGGCCGCTATTTGTGTGCGAGATGTCAATAGTGGACGAACTAATACTTTAGCGGCAGCAAATCGCGCTTGTACTTCATCTGTCAATTCAAGCACAAGGTTTACACTCGGTAAAAAATTGTTGTAATCGTAGTCGAATGCCGTTTCGCCAATCACTAAACTGATTTCAGAGTTAGTCGGGTCATCCTCTCCGGTCAAATAGGTATTAATCGTTCTATCGGTAGTTTCATAACGACCACCAATATTTCCTCTCAACGTCATTTCACCTACGTAACTTTCAAAATCAACTTTTCCGTAAACCGATAGAATATCTCGCTCTATCGAATATGAAGATTGAGCAGCGAATAAAGTGGGAACCGTTACCCCCTCAGCTACAAGCGCATCTCGGTAGGCCTGAATATCAGGTGCCACCCAGCCATGCTCTATAGACATTTGGTTGTCTAAGAAATCAGTGACCATATAGTTAAAGTCACTCATTAACGGAAGGTCGCTTGGGTCAGCTTCACCAATGGCAAACCTGTCAGTACGAAAAACTTCTCTGTTGAATTCTTCTTTACGGAATTTTCCTCCAAAAGCAAAACCAGTAAAGAAGTCGCCTTCAAGCGAGCGAATTGCATCAAATTGAAGCGCGCTTTCAGAAGAATCCATATATCGAGTTGCACCATTCGGGTACTCGTTTCTTGGCATATCAGCAGGGTATAAAGAAGGGTCGGTTAGATCCTCATCCACATTAAACACAACGTTATTGCGGTCTGATATATCCATGTTCGCAGACACTGTAGTCGCTAAGATTACCGCCTCTTCTGCGTGTACAGCCTCACCTTTTGTGTAGTGAGCGATACCGAATAAAGTCCAATTATCTGTCTCGTACTTCGTTTCAAGCGTAAATGCTTTACTCGTAGCTTGTTTGTCTTCAGCTTGTCGGTTATTTTCAAGTGTAAAGTCTTCAATACGTACTTGATTGTATACGCCATTTACTGGTTCGCCGAGTAGCGTGATATCGTCGCGATCGAACAAGAAAACCTGCTGGTTCAAATCTTGTACCGTGTCGTCATCGGCATAAATTGCCGTAAACGTTGTTTCGAAATTATCGCTAGGACGCCACTGTAATGCGCCGTTCATCAGATAGCGTTTGGTTTCGCGATCAATACGGCGGTAACGTGGACGGCGAGGGATATCATTGCCGTCATCGTCGCTAAACCATCTCCCCATCCAAAAGTTATCTACCCTATCGTCAAGTTCTTGATAACCTGCGTTCAAAAATAAACCTACTGTGTCATCAACAAATTGATCGATATAGGTAATATTACCTTTAGGAGTTACATCATCGGTTGGTGAAAATTCCGAATATTGTCCCTTAACGGAAGCAACCACTTTACGCTCACTGTAAGATAGAGGCTTCGTGGTGTCGATATTAATGGTACCTGACAAACCGCCAGTATCCATGTCCGCACTGGGAGATTTAATTACCGAGATACTTGAAGCAAGTTCAGACTGAATAATGTCGTAACGAAAGCCACCAGTAAAATCCGCACTTGCCATAGTTTGGCCATTCACCGTCGTTCTGGCATATTGCGAGCCTAAACCGCGAACACTGATTGTAGACCCCCTACCATTGATATTTGATATCTGTACTCCAGGGATTCGTTGGATTGCTTCTGCAATATTCTCGGTAGGAAACTTGCCGATATCTTCTGATGTAATAATGTCTGCAACTTTCGTTTCATCGCGCTTTAGTGCCGCAGCTTGGACCAAACTGGAACGATAAGTCACGTCAATGCGTTCAACTTCAGTGCTATTAGCATCTGGAGCAGCTTGAGCGAAAACTAGCGTGGGAGAGCTAAGAACTCCTACGATAGCACTGGCGAGTAACGTTTTCTTTGGGCGAGCGTTATTCATGATGTGGTTCCCATTTTCTTTGTAGTGGTTGTTGTTCAGCTCCAGGCAACCAGCTGATTAGTTAAATTTCTTATTATTTGCGGTGATTTTTTCATCACCTGCCATTGACGCTATCAACCAATGTCAACGTTGTCAACAAAAAATAAAAACTAAATATGGTTAAATTGAGTAAAAAGAAAGTTGAAACTACGGCAGGATAAAAACGCTAAACTGCGCTTTCAAGCGAATATCTACAAGCCGATTCTCTTATCACAACATCAAGAGAAAATCCTTTTGAATCAACAGCATGAATGTCATTAGATTTCATCATTTCGATAACCATTGCTGCAGCGGTTGCTGCAATATCAAAGTTGGGCTGGTCAATCGTGGTAAGGTGAGGCCACGTTTGCATGGCGAAAGGACTGTTTTCGAATCCGACAATCGAAATGTCTTCTGGAACTTTAAGATTATTAAGACGTGCCATGAATACAGCACCCGCGGCAATTTCATCATTACATGCAAAAATAGCGGTAGGTCGTTTGGACATGGCAAGCACTTGTTTGGCCATTTCCATACCAGATTCAAAGGTAAACTCCCCATCAATGATAAAATTCTTATCGAAGGGGAAATTTGCGATTTCGTGAGCCTTTTTAAAACCTTTTACTCGCCCTAAACTAGACTCATGCGAGGCATGAAAACCAAGAAAAGCAATATCTCTATGGCCTAACTCCAGCAAATATTGCGTTATCTTGAATCCCGCATCTATGTCGTCTATGTGTAAAACTGGGGCGAGTTTATCAGGCGGTTGCTCACCAGATAAGATCCTCACAACTTTCGCATCCCTACTGAGTAAAAACGTAACAAGCTCTTTATTTTCCGATAATGGCGGGGTGAGAATAATTCCGCCAATCTGATTTGAACCAATCATAGCCGCCAACTCATTTCCTACGTCATCAGAGTGAGAATCGGTGGGGTGAATGACTAATTCAAAGCCTTTTTTCCTGCATTCAGAAATAATTCCGTTTTGCATTTCAATCACATAATGGCTGTTGGGATTGTCATAAACAAACGCAAGAGAAAATGGTGCTTTACGCATAACCCTTGCTGTATGGTTTGGCTGGTAGTTCAATTGTTTTATTGACTCAAGCACTTTTTTCTTTACCGATTCACTTACATTTGGCTCTTGGTTAACCACTCGCGAAACCGTTTTAAACGATACTCCCGCTAGTTTCGCGACATCCTTAATAGTTGGTTTTTTCATGAAATTCTTTTTCGGTGAGAGGTATTGAGTGCTAGAAAGAATAAAGTGAACCCCACCTTTAAGCAAATTTCCTAGTCTTCGTAAACCAATGAGTAGCAAATAGAATTTCACTATTGTTCAAAAAACAGTATTGACAACGTTGACAACAATTAAAGAAAAGGGTTAATGTTAAAGAACTGATCATAAAAAAAGCAACAAACATGAAATCAAACACGACATCTGCACGACTTTTGTCTCTCGATGTATTTCGCGGGCTCACCATAATCGCAATGATTGTGGTAAACAGTCCGAATACTTACGGTGAACTCTCGCACGCACACTGGGTAGGCATTAACTTCGCCGATTTAGTGTTTCCTTTTTTCATTCTCATTGTGGGTGTAGCGATAAGCTTGGGGTTCAAGAATATTGATTCATCTTCACCACAATTGCCCAGTATTTTGAAAAAAGTGTGGCGAAGAGGCTTTACACTCATTGGACTTGGGCTCATTGTTAATTTGTTCTACACCCACTTCGAACAAATAAGATTACTGGGGGTGTTACAACGGATTGGTATTGTTTACCTTGTTTGCTGTTATTTGGCAATTTACTGCAAACCAAAGACCGTGGTTAAAGTGGGCATGAGTATTTTGCTTCTGTACTGGATATTTATCCTGCTGGTTCCCGCTCCAGGCCTCCCTAGCGGCCACCTTGCTCGTGGAGAGAATATTATAAATTGGTTCGATCAATTTGTACCAGGTATGTTATGGCGTGGCACTTGGGATCCTGAAGGACTGCTCAGTACTTTTCCTGCCATTGTTACCGGTATTATGGGTATGCTCATTGGCCAGATTATAGTTAAAGGCAAGAACGACTTACCTACCACGGTGATGAATTTATTTGTATTCGGCTTTGTTACTTTTTCTCTAGGATGTATTTGGAGCCTAGGTTTTCCTTTCATCAAACAGGCGTGGACCAGCTCATTTGTATTAGCCACCGGCGGCATGGCTGCCATGATATTGGCCTGTATGATGTGGTACACCGATGTCAAAGGTTTCAGAAGCGGCACTCAAATAGCCACCATCTTTGGGGCCAACGCGATCACCGCGTACATCCTGCACGTAATCATAGAAAAACTTCTTGATTGGGAGGTAGCTGGTGTATCTATACACAACAGCTATACCGTATTGATGACCAATATGGGAGCAAGTGATTTTATAAGTGCAACGCTGTGGGTCATTCTGTTTCTCTGCGTATGCTTTATCCCTGTATATGCCCTTTATCGCAAACAAATTTTCATAAAGATTTAAGGTGGAACCTGTGACTCGGAATTACTATGTCGGCATTGACGGCGGTGGCACTAAATGCAAAGCGCGACTTGAAAATGCACAAGGCGAATTGCTGGGCGAAGGATTGTCAGGTCCATGCAACCCTGCTCAATCAGCAGAAACCGCGTTCGCTTCAATAATTGAAGCTACGACACTGGCACTAGAGGCTGCCTCATTGCCAGCAACAAAAATGAGCGACCTTAATGTTTGTATGGGTCTTGCCGGTGTAAACGTTGCGCGTTATCGAGAAACTGCACAACGTTGGATCTTTCCATTTAAGCACACACATATAACGACCGATCTACACATTGCTTGTTTAGGTGCTCATGCAGGTCAAGATGGTGCAATTATAATAACCGGTACCGGTAGTTCAGCACTTGCAAGTGTAGGTGAGAATTTATCCAGCATCGGTGGCCACGGCTTCCCCTTAGGCGATAAAGCGGGGGGCGCATGGCTTGGCCTGCGGGCGTTGCAATACACCCTTGAAGCACTCGATGCATTGGTGCCTACATCTCGACTCGTCAAAGATATGTGCGAAGCTCTGGGTACAGACGAACCTCAAGCAATAGTCGGTAAATCGCTGCATTACAAGTCGAGTGATTTCGGTAAGTTTGCGCCAATTGTTGTGAAGTGTGCTAACGACAATGAACCCGTTTCTCTTAGTATTGTGAACGAAGGAAAGCAATACCTTACTGGTGTTATTTCTCAACTAGAGAAACTCGGCGCTAAACGCATTTCAATGATTGGTGGCATATCTTCGCAATGGGCTAAGTGGCTACCTGACAATATTCAACAACGTTTACAGCCCGCGAAGTGCTCACCTGAATTTGGTGCAATTTCATTAGTAAAACATCTGGTAAAGGAGAGTTGATATGGCTTATGTGACCAAAATGGCGTCTGAAGCTGCAGAAACGCCACAAGTACTGAAACGACAACTGGATAACAATAGCCATATTTATAACAAACTATCTGAAGAGATAGAAAAGCATGACCCAGAATTTGTGTATATTATTGGCCGCGGCACCTCAGATCATGCCGGCGTGTTTGGAAAATACCTGATTGAAACCGAAATGGGTCTGCCTGTTGCTTCTGCCGCGCCATCGGTAAACAGCGTTTTCGGTAAATCGCTTCGATTAAATAGAGCGCTGGTTTTTATCATTTCTCAATCTGGTAGAAGCCCAGATATACTCGCGCAAGCCAAAATGGCAAAAGAGAAAGGTGCGCTGTGTGTTGCGCTGGTAAATGATGAGTCATCACCAGTTAAAGATATCGTAGATATATTTATACCACTTTGTGCCGGGCCAGAAATTGCCGTTGCCGCAACTAAAAGCTATCTGGCGACCTTGTATGCACTTTTAAGCATTGTTGCAAACTTCACTAAACGTAGCGACCTTCACGAAGCTTTACTTGCCTTACCTACACAATTAGAGTCGGTAATAGCGTCCTCCTTTGTACTTACTGCAGAGCACCTAGCTCCGCTTGAACGATGCGTTGTACTAGGCCGCGCTTTTGGTTACGCCATATCCAGAGAAATAGCGCTTAAAATGAAGGAAGTCTGTGGAATACAGGCTGAGGCTTTCAGTAGTGCTGAATTCCTTCACGGGCCCATATCCCTTCTAAACCGCAAAACCGCGGTTATCGATGCCCATATTCCTGACGCATCAAGTAGCGTGCATAAGTCACAAATTGAAGAAGTGATCCGCAGAGGAGCCCAAGTTTTCCCTTTAATTGAGGTGCCATTGGATGTACATCCTCTCACATCGGCGCTCATCGTTATGCAACGCTTTTACTTAGATATTGAAAAAGCTGCGCGCGAGATGAATATGGATCCAGACAGCCCTATCGGGCTTAAAAAAGTGACGGAAACCCTCTAGCAATGAAATCTTACTTTGCCAAACACCTGTTTGACGGCTTTTCATTTCATTCAAACGTGCGTTTTGAAGTGAGTAACAACCGAGTGACCGCTTTCAGCTCGGACAGTGAAGATGATAGCAATGCTGAGGTCATCCATGAGCTAGTCATACCCGCCATGGTAGATGTTCAGGTAAACGGTGGAGGCGGCGTTCAGTTTAACGAAACGCCTACACTGTGTACGCTTCAGCAAATGGCAGAAGCCTTCTTAAAAGTGGGTACGGGCAGCTTAATGCCAACCATTATCACTGACGACATCGACGTTATGAATAAAGGCGCTGATGCTATAGCTTTAGGTCACAAATGGGATCCAGGTGCTATCCCGGGTGTCCACTTCGAAGGGCCTCATCTCAGCGTAACCAAGAAGGGCATGCATAGTTCAAAGCACATCCGTACACTTAGCGACAAAGAATTGGCCTTATTTACTCGAAATGATCTTGGTAAAGTCATTGTCACGCTAGCACCAGAAGCGGTCTCACCCTTAGATATTGAGACCCTAACCAATGCAGGCGTAATTGTGTCTATAGGCCACACGAACGCCACTTCCCAAGACTGCTTTGCCGCTTTTGACGCAGGGGCTACCGGTGCTACACATCTTTTCAATGCCATGTCACCGTTTACCAGCAGAGAACCTGGTGTGGTTGGGGCCTCACTTTATAGAGACGACGTCTACTGCGGGTTAATTGTTGACCATCATCACGTTCATCTTGTGTCAGCAAAGCTAGCGATAAAGCTTAAAGGTGATGAACGCTTGATGCTGGTAACAGATGCTATGGCACCGGCAGCGAGTGACGTCGACCACTTTGTGTATCAAGGCGTTAAAGTCATGCGTAAAAATGATGCATTACGTCTTAACGACGGTACCTTGGCGGGTTCACTTTTAACCATGGAAAAAGCCATACAGCATACGCATTTCGACCTAAGCGTTGACCTGCTCGCCACGCTTCGAATGGCAACGTCTACCCCCGCTGCGTTCATTAATTGCGAAGAGAATATTGGAACGCTGCGCACAGGTGCTATCGCTAATTTCTTAACGTTGAGTAAGGAGCTAAAAGTGACTCGCTGTTGGCGCAACGGCGAGCTTGTTTGTTGAGTAAGCACCCGAAATGAAAAGCCTGTTGTTTTATAAATAACAAGCAAGACGTACTTTGAAAAATTAAACATTATGTAAGCAAGACAATACAGCGAAATAAAAACATTATAAGAAGGAAACGTGATGCAAACTGCAGTTAAGCCCCCCCCGTCAACAATGCTCCCCATGGTGATAATAGGCACATTGTTTTTCGTTTTTGGTTTTATCACATGGTTGAATGGAGCACTCATCCCCTTCTTGCAAATTGTTTGCAATTTGAACGGAGCAGAGGCACTGCTAATCGCGTTTAGTTTTTATATCGCGTATGTTGTTATGGCGCTTCCTATGTCATTCGTGCTTAATAAGTTGGGCTATAAAAATGCCATGACTTTTGGGCTTTTATTGATTGCTGCAGGTTGCTGTTTATTTGTTCCTGCCGCTAAAACGCAAACATTCATATTGTTTATCACAGCTCAATTCGTTGTCGGTTCTGGGTTAACTATCTTACAAACTGCATCGAACCCGTATTTGGTAAAAATTGGGCCGTCAGAAAGTGCGGCCGCAAGAATATCAATTATGGGACTCCTGAATAAAGGGGCAGGTTGGCTCGCACCTATGGTGTTTATTGCTCTTGTGCTCGGAGACTTATCAGGTATCACCGAACAAAGTATTGCTGCCCTGCCAGAAGCTGAACGTAGTGCACAAATACAACAGTTAGCGCAAAGTCTTATCATGCCCTACTTAGGCATGGCCGCAGCGTTAGTATTGCTTGCAATAGCGCTAAGTTTTTCAGGCTTGCCTGAACTCGATCTGGATGTGGAGGATAAAAAACTCGCAGAACGCGAAAAAAGCAAAGGCTCGGTATTACAATTCCCTCAACTCGTATTAGGTGTGATTGCGCTTTTTTGTTATGTGGGTGTTGAGGTTATTGCAGGGGATACTATTGGCCTAGCGGGCTCACAATTAGGCGTGCCCGGAGCACTTGGTCTTACTTCCTATACCATGTTTTTTATGGTTGTCGGGTATAGCCTAGGTTTAGTACTAGTGCCGAGAGTCTGCACACAGCACCAATTACTCACTCTTTCTTCGGTTTTGGGTATTGCTCTGTCCATCGGTATACCTTTCACTAACGCTGAAAGTCATTTCTTTGCGAGTGTTTTATGGGGCTGGACTGGTATTACAACGCTACCAGACCCTATCACCTTTATCGCACTATTGGGTCTTGCTAACGCCATTGTTTGGCCTGCTGTTTGGCCTTTAGCATTAGAAGGGCTAGGTAAATTCACCGCGCGCGGTTCTGCACTTTTGATAATGGGCATAGCCGGAGGAGCAATTATTCCGTTACTCTTCGGGTTTGCGGCTGATCACTTTGGCGTTTTAAATGCTTACTGGACAACGATACCTTGCTATGCATTTATTCTTTTTTACGCTCTGAAGGGGTGGCGCCTAAGAGAATGGTGATTTAGGCGACGAGGTTGTGGGTTTACCATACGCTTAAGTGTTATTCTTTAAAGACGTGTTTAATACCGGTGATGTCGGACCCCATATTCAACAATGAAACAGCTTTCTTTAGATACCTTGCGCACCTTTGTTAGCGTTATTGAGCTTGGAGGCTACGCCAAAGCGGGCGACTTTTTAGGTCGCTCTCAACCCGCTATTAGCTTGCAAATTAAAAAGCTTGAGTCGCAATTAGACCGAAAGCTATTTACCAAAGTAGGTCAGCGCCATGTTCCTAGTGCCGACGGTAATTGGCTTTACCCAAAAGCCAAAGAATTGCTAGAGCTTAACGACAATATCTTTAAAAGCCTAACACCTGCCCCATTAAGTGGCCGCTTACGGTTAGGCATACCTAACGAATTTGCCTCTACCCTTTTGCCGGGCTTAATTGGGGAGTTTTCAAAACGTTACCCCGATGTATCACTTGAGGTCACGTCGGCGTTAAGCCGCGATCTACTTCACCCCAGTCAGCGCAATCATTTCGATTTAATATTGGCGCTGGTAAACCCCAGTGAAGATACGGAAGGGGAAGTGGTACTTGAAGATGAAGTGGTATGGGTAGGTGATGCTAGCCACACACTAGTGGGTAACAATATTCCCTTGGTACTGGCCCCTGATGGCTGTATGTACAGAAGCCGGGTTATTGAGCAATTAAAGCAGCAAACCTATGCGTGGAAAATTACTTACACGAACGCCGATTTAGGGGGCTTGGTGGCCGCTATTCAGCAAGGGCTGGGCATTACCGCCCTCGCCCGCTCTAGTTTGCCGCTAAACCTATCGCCCCTTAACCACCCCAAACTCCCTAAATTAGGCAGGGTGAATATCTGCCTATTTAACCAAGACACTCAACACCCGGTTATCAGTAAAACGCTGGCTGAGTTTTTTAAAGCGAGGCTTACCGAATAGCCACTA is from Alteromonas australica and encodes:
- a CDS encoding sugar MFS transporter, giving the protein MQTAVKPPPSTMLPMVIIGTLFFVFGFITWLNGALIPFLQIVCNLNGAEALLIAFSFYIAYVVMALPMSFVLNKLGYKNAMTFGLLLIAAGCCLFVPAAKTQTFILFITAQFVVGSGLTILQTASNPYLVKIGPSESAAARISIMGLLNKGAGWLAPMVFIALVLGDLSGITEQSIAALPEAERSAQIQQLAQSLIMPYLGMAAALVLLAIALSFSGLPELDLDVEDKKLAEREKSKGSVLQFPQLVLGVIALFCYVGVEVIAGDTIGLAGSQLGVPGALGLTSYTMFFMVVGYSLGLVLVPRVCTQHQLLTLSSVLGIALSIGIPFTNAESHFFASVLWGWTGITTLPDPITFIALLGLANAIVWPAVWPLALEGLGKFTARGSALLIMGIAGGAIIPLLFGFAADHFGVLNAYWTTIPCYAFILFYALKGWRLREW
- a CDS encoding LysR family transcriptional regulator; amino-acid sequence: MKQLSLDTLRTFVSVIELGGYAKAGDFLGRSQPAISLQIKKLESQLDRKLFTKVGQRHVPSADGNWLYPKAKELLELNDNIFKSLTPAPLSGRLRLGIPNEFASTLLPGLIGEFSKRYPDVSLEVTSALSRDLLHPSQRNHFDLILALVNPSEDTEGEVVLEDEVVWVGDASHTLVGNNIPLVLAPDGCMYRSRVIEQLKQQTYAWKITYTNADLGGLVAAIQQGLGITALARSSLPLNLSPLNHPKLPKLGRVNICLFNQDTQHPVISKTLAEFFKARLTE